Proteins from a genomic interval of Hydrogenophaga sp. PAMC20947:
- a CDS encoding M14 family zinc carboxypeptidase: protein MFSSILLLPLVALGAACFPVSEAQATTPFRGPGHPMADIPGSGPCPELVARLPNVKAPLCEAAMLKPTVGRSVQGRTLYYRDVVAPDAQLRVLVIGSIHGDELSSAALALHWIQNAVDTPSNAHWRFIPALNPDGLMKRPASRMNANGVDLNRNFPTPNWERDAKLYWEKRTRKDPRRWPGPKPLSEPESRYFFEEMERFQPDMIVSIHAPYGVLDFDGPGTPPPKLGRLFLDQVGIYPGSLGNYGGVHKGMPVVTIELPSAFRTPLNAEMRQMWLDLLRYMSERIKPPVDNAPKVLPVKARKVG from the coding sequence ATGTTTTCTTCGATTTTGCTGTTGCCTCTGGTCGCCTTGGGCGCCGCCTGTTTCCCCGTGAGCGAGGCCCAGGCCACAACGCCCTTTCGCGGCCCAGGCCACCCCATGGCCGACATTCCGGGCAGCGGCCCCTGCCCCGAGCTGGTGGCGCGCCTGCCCAACGTCAAAGCGCCGCTTTGCGAAGCGGCGATGCTCAAGCCCACCGTGGGCCGTTCGGTGCAGGGCCGTACCTTGTACTACCGCGACGTGGTGGCGCCCGATGCCCAGTTGCGGGTGCTGGTGATCGGGTCCATCCATGGGGATGAGCTGTCTTCGGCTGCGCTGGCCTTGCACTGGATCCAGAACGCGGTGGATACCCCGTCGAACGCCCATTGGCGCTTCATACCGGCGCTCAACCCCGACGGCCTGATGAAGCGGCCGGCGTCGCGCATGAATGCCAACGGGGTTGATCTCAACCGCAATTTCCCCACGCCCAACTGGGAGCGGGACGCCAAGCTTTACTGGGAAAAACGCACCCGCAAGGACCCGCGGCGCTGGCCGGGGCCCAAGCCCTTGTCGGAACCGGAGTCGCGCTACTTTTTTGAAGAGATGGAGCGTTTTCAGCCCGACATGATCGTGAGTATCCACGCGCCCTACGGCGTGCTGGACTTCGACGGCCCGGGTACACCGCCACCCAAGCTGGGTCGCCTGTTCCTGGATCAGGTCGGGATCTACCCGGGCAGCCTGGGCAATTACGGCGGCGTGCACAAGGGCATGCCCGTGGTCACCATCGAGCTGCCCAGTGCGTTTCGCACGCCGCTCAATGCCGAGATGCGCCAGATGTGGCTGGACCTGCTGCGTTACATGAGCGAGCGTATCAAGCCGCCCGTGGACAACGCACCCAAGGTGTTGCCGGTCAAGGCCAGGAAGGTCGGGTGA
- a CDS encoding acyl-CoA dehydrogenase family protein: MTANATHSLDFTPAVGDMSFTPLQRELLTQAHALGRDKFAGRAAQWDREASFPFANYDDLRDAGFLKLCVPTSHGGLGADYATYMMVAAEIGRFCGATALTWNMHICSTMWTGVLADGITMSEAERSEHAARRELHFQRIVNDGAIYAQPFSEGSAAAAGKAPFGTTAKKVEGGWLINGRKIFASLSGAADYYGVLCTEDKGDQHPDTRDTLYISVPATAEGFAISGEWDPLGMRGTVSRNLAFKDVFVSDAEQLMPRGVYFKGAQTWPAMFFTLAPTYLGIANAAYDFTVQYLRGEVPGEPPVKRRMYATKQIAVAQMRIQLENMRCIFVRAIQEAKPNPSKDERMRLYAAHYSVMEGANDIARLALRTCGGQSMMKHLPLERLYRDSRCGALMLPWTAELILDRMGRETLYEAGEKDA; the protein is encoded by the coding sequence ATGACCGCTAACGCCACCCATAGCCTGGATTTCACGCCCGCCGTGGGCGACATGTCCTTCACGCCGTTGCAGCGTGAGTTGCTCACCCAGGCCCACGCGCTCGGGCGCGACAAGTTTGCCGGTCGCGCGGCCCAATGGGACCGCGAGGCGAGCTTTCCGTTTGCCAATTACGACGATCTGCGCGACGCAGGCTTTCTGAAACTCTGCGTGCCCACCAGCCACGGTGGCCTGGGCGCTGACTACGCCACCTACATGATGGTGGCGGCCGAGATTGGGCGCTTTTGCGGCGCCACCGCGCTCACCTGGAACATGCACATCTGCTCCACCATGTGGACCGGGGTACTGGCCGATGGCATAACCATGAGCGAGGCCGAGCGCAGCGAACATGCCGCGCGGCGCGAGCTTCACTTCCAGCGCATCGTCAACGACGGCGCCATTTACGCCCAGCCCTTCAGCGAAGGCAGCGCCGCCGCCGCCGGCAAGGCGCCATTCGGCACCACCGCGAAAAAGGTCGAAGGTGGCTGGCTGATCAACGGCCGCAAGATCTTCGCCAGCCTCTCGGGCGCGGCCGATTACTACGGCGTTTTGTGCACCGAAGACAAAGGCGATCAACACCCCGACACGCGCGACACGCTCTACATCAGCGTGCCCGCCACCGCCGAAGGTTTTGCCATCAGCGGCGAGTGGGATCCGCTGGGCATGCGCGGCACGGTGAGCCGCAACCTGGCGTTCAAAGACGTGTTTGTGAGCGATGCTGAACAGCTCATGCCGCGCGGCGTTTACTTCAAAGGCGCACAGACCTGGCCCGCCATGTTCTTCACGCTGGCGCCGACCTACCTGGGCATCGCCAACGCGGCCTACGATTTCACGGTGCAGTATTTGCGCGGCGAAGTGCCGGGCGAGCCGCCGGTGAAGCGCCGCATGTACGCCACCAAACAAATCGCGGTGGCGCAGATGCGCATCCAGCTGGAAAACATGCGCTGTATCTTTGTGCGCGCCATCCAGGAGGCCAAGCCCAACCCCAGCAAAGACGAAAGAATGCGCCTCTACGCGGCGCACTACAGCGTGATGGAAGGCGCCAACGACATCGCCCGCCTGGCCCTGCGCACTTGTGGCGGCCAGAGCATGATGAAACACCTGCCGCTGGAGCGTCTCTACCGCGACAGCCGCTGCGGCGCCCTCATGCTGCCCTGGACAGCCGAACTCATTCTCGACCGCATGGGCCGAGAGACGCTGTACGAAGCGGGTGAAAAAGACGCGTGA
- a CDS encoding alpha/beta hydrolase: MSTLPTFSTLGSGPTVLMLHGIGGGHKAFAPQVETLAHAGYRAVAWDMPGYGRSAPIEPYNFKGLAQSALNLIDALQCESVTLVGHSMGGMVAQELIARRPDRINRLVLCGTSAAFGKRTDGQLAQGWAEQFVNQRTAPLDAGQTMEQMAQKLIPQMVGPGALPEGLRLAEFCMANVPPATYRRALAALVTFDRQRELADIRVPTLLVGGEFDRTASPSVMKQMATAIPRARYTELAGMGHLMNLEAPDAFDALLLAFLSEPLPSPLPGAH, from the coding sequence GTGAGCACTTTGCCTACCTTCAGCACCCTCGGCAGCGGCCCCACCGTGCTCATGCTGCATGGCATTGGCGGGGGTCACAAGGCCTTTGCGCCGCAAGTGGAAACCCTGGCCCACGCAGGCTACCGTGCGGTGGCCTGGGACATGCCGGGCTACGGACGCAGCGCGCCGATCGAGCCCTACAACTTCAAAGGGCTGGCCCAAAGCGCGCTGAACCTGATTGATGCGCTGCAATGTGAGAGCGTCACGCTCGTGGGCCACAGCATGGGTGGCATGGTGGCGCAAGAGCTGATCGCGCGCCGGCCCGACCGCATCAACCGCCTGGTGCTTTGCGGAACCTCGGCCGCCTTTGGCAAACGCACCGATGGTCAGCTGGCGCAGGGCTGGGCCGAGCAGTTTGTGAATCAGCGCACGGCACCGCTGGACGCTGGCCAGACCATGGAGCAGATGGCCCAGAAGCTCATTCCCCAGATGGTGGGCCCGGGTGCATTGCCCGAAGGTTTGCGGTTGGCCGAGTTCTGTATGGCCAACGTGCCGCCGGCCACCTACCGGCGCGCGCTGGCGGCCTTGGTCACGTTTGACCGCCAGCGTGAGCTGGCCGATATCCGCGTGCCCACCTTGCTGGTGGGTGGCGAGTTTGATCGCACGGCTTCGCCCTCGGTGATGAAGCAGATGGCGACTGCCATCCCGCGGGCGCGCTACACAGAGCTCGCCGGCATGGGCCACCTGATGAACCTGGAAGCCCCGGATGCCTTCGACGCCTTGTTGCTGGCGTTCCTGAGCGAGCCCTTGCCCAGCCCTTTGCCGGGCGCGCACTGA
- a CDS encoding peptidase M29, which translates to MLQERIEPAWLEAFEAVLRRCALKPDDTVAILCETQSRPILIELARLSAARLGAQTFVLTLPSVFAAHEPAVRSTGACEAVAHIGPVVAALQACTLVVDCTVEGLMHAAELPAILKGNGQTQPRIVYVSNEHPEALVRLLPDDATEARVKAHVKRMRAAKAMRVASDAGTDLSISLKGAVVGGNWGTTTRPGTLTHWPGGLVLAFPAAGSVNGRLVLAEGDVNLTFKRYIERPVTLTIEDDHVVHIDGTGVDAALLRSYFAAWDDEPSQQRMAGVGVDRPPAYAVSHVGYGLNDAARWDSMALYDKRDFNGTELRAFAGNFLYSTGANEVAGRHTRGHFDWPMRGCTVELDGETVVKAGEVIA; encoded by the coding sequence ATGTTGCAAGAGCGGATTGAGCCCGCCTGGCTGGAAGCCTTTGAAGCTGTGCTGCGGCGTTGTGCGCTGAAGCCAGACGACACTGTGGCCATTCTCTGCGAAACCCAGAGTCGACCGATACTCATTGAGCTCGCCCGGTTGTCCGCTGCGCGACTGGGTGCACAGACCTTCGTGCTCACCTTGCCGTCGGTTTTTGCGGCCCATGAGCCGGCGGTGCGCTCCACGGGCGCCTGTGAAGCGGTGGCCCATATAGGGCCGGTGGTGGCAGCGTTGCAGGCCTGCACACTGGTGGTCGACTGCACGGTCGAAGGCCTGATGCATGCGGCCGAATTGCCCGCAATCCTGAAAGGCAATGGTCAGACCCAGCCCCGCATCGTGTATGTCAGCAATGAACACCCCGAAGCCCTGGTGCGCCTGCTGCCCGATGACGCGACCGAGGCGCGCGTGAAAGCGCATGTGAAGCGCATGCGGGCTGCGAAGGCCATGCGGGTTGCATCAGATGCAGGCACAGATTTGTCCATTTCGCTCAAAGGCGCGGTGGTGGGCGGCAACTGGGGCACCACGACGCGGCCGGGAACGCTCACCCATTGGCCAGGTGGGCTGGTCTTGGCGTTTCCTGCCGCGGGCAGCGTCAATGGGCGGCTGGTGCTGGCCGAAGGCGATGTGAACCTCACTTTCAAGCGCTACATCGAGCGACCCGTCACGCTCACGATTGAAGACGACCACGTGGTCCACATCGATGGCACAGGCGTCGACGCGGCGTTGCTGCGCAGCTACTTCGCTGCTTGGGATGACGAGCCCAGCCAGCAGCGCATGGCAGGTGTGGGGGTCGACCGGCCACCGGCATACGCCGTGAGCCACGTGGGCTACGGCCTCAACGATGCGGCCCGCTGGGACAGCATGGCGCTCTACGACAAGCGCGATTTCAACGGCACCGAGCTGCGGGCCTTCGCCGGTAATTTTCTCTACAGCACCGGGGCCAACGAAGTGGCCGGACGCCACACACGGGGTCACTTCGACTGGCCCATGCGGGGGTGCACCGTCGAGCTGGATGGCGAGACGGTGGTCAAAGCCGGCGAGGTGATTGCGTGA
- a CDS encoding flavin reductase family protein, protein MSPARSAGHQARPPDFSAREFRSSLGMFATGVTIVTARTAAGDLVGLTANSFNSVSLEPPLVLWSLSRAAGSMAAFSNGMHYAINVLAADQQTLAEQFAARGGDRWAGVKFTEGVSGAPLLEGAAATFECFNRSQYAEGDHVIFVGEVERCRHRDDASPLLYHGGKFYAEHPL, encoded by the coding sequence ATGTCCCCTGCCCGATCCGCCGGCCACCAAGCCAGGCCACCCGATTTTTCAGCGCGTGAGTTCCGCTCCTCGTTGGGCATGTTCGCCACGGGTGTGACGATCGTCACCGCGCGCACGGCCGCCGGCGACTTGGTGGGCCTGACCGCCAACTCGTTCAACTCCGTATCGCTGGAGCCCCCGCTCGTGTTGTGGAGTCTGTCGCGTGCGGCTGGATCGATGGCCGCATTTTCCAACGGCATGCACTACGCGATCAACGTGCTCGCCGCTGACCAGCAGACCCTGGCCGAACAGTTCGCCGCACGGGGTGGCGATCGCTGGGCCGGTGTGAAGTTCACCGAAGGCGTGAGCGGCGCGCCTTTGCTCGAAGGCGCTGCCGCCACGTTCGAATGCTTCAACCGAAGCCAGTACGCCGAAGGCGACCACGTGATTTTTGTCGGCGAAGTGGAGCGCTGCAGGCACCGCGACGACGCATCGCCCTTGCTGTACCACGGCGGAAAATTTTACGCCGAGCATCCCCTGTAG
- a CDS encoding VOC family protein, whose amino-acid sequence MPQTVIPQLRITQGPRSLAFYVEQLGFSIDWQHQFEPGFPLFFQLTREGQTLFLTEHAGDCEIGGAVYFRVPDAEAYHTAFAARGVIATNPPSPTPWDTLEFLLTDPDGNRLRFASDLAPPAQA is encoded by the coding sequence ATGCCCCAAACGGTCATCCCGCAACTGCGCATCACGCAGGGCCCGCGCAGTCTGGCGTTCTACGTAGAGCAGCTCGGATTTTCTATCGATTGGCAACACCAGTTCGAGCCGGGCTTTCCGCTGTTCTTTCAACTGACCCGCGAAGGCCAGACCCTCTTCCTGACCGAACACGCGGGCGATTGCGAAATCGGGGGCGCCGTGTATTTCCGGGTGCCTGATGCCGAGGCCTACCACACAGCCTTTGCTGCGCGCGGCGTGATCGCCACAAACCCACCCAGCCCCACCCCATGGGACACGCTGGAATTCCTGCTCACCGATCCCGACGGCAACCGCCTGCGTTTCGCCAGCGACCTCGCGCCCCCGGCCCAGGCATGA
- a CDS encoding MarR family winged helix-turn-helix transcriptional regulator produces MTAPRFVDDYLGYLLGQANHALFKDFEAAVRAAGLGSLEWRVLATLSGQPPMPVGQLAQEVLSQQPTVTKLVQRLSTQDWVRLGDDPTDQRRTLVKITPAGQRKIAPLIRQARAHETQALQHLSPSDMARLKDQLRQLAQTR; encoded by the coding sequence ATGACCGCTCCCCGTTTCGTCGATGACTACCTGGGCTACCTGCTGGGCCAGGCCAACCACGCCTTGTTCAAAGACTTTGAGGCGGCCGTCCGCGCAGCCGGTTTGGGCTCGCTGGAATGGCGCGTGCTCGCCACGCTGAGCGGCCAGCCGCCCATGCCGGTGGGCCAGCTCGCGCAAGAAGTCCTGAGCCAGCAGCCAACAGTGACCAAACTTGTTCAGCGTCTGTCCACGCAAGACTGGGTGCGCCTGGGTGATGACCCGACCGATCAGCGGCGCACACTGGTCAAGATCACACCCGCCGGCCAGCGCAAGATTGCGCCCCTGATCCGGCAAGCGCGTGCCCACGAAACGCAGGCCTTGCAACACCTGAGCCCGAGCGACATGGCAAGGTTGAAAGACCAGTTGCGCCAACTGGCTCAAACCCGCTGA
- a CDS encoding DMT family transporter — protein sequence MIQPPTRKLHLDSLAIGLLVLCCAFWGFQQILIKSTVGEIPPLWQASLRMGGAAVLLLFWCQLRGVPLFARDGTLKGGLLAGLLFAGEFAFIYIGLQYTSASRLTVFLYTSPFVVALLLPRWVPSETLKRMQWIGLVIAFTAVTIAFSEGFFHSSPVAGQWRGDAMGLAAGILWGLTTLTIRRTTLADASPEKTLFYQLGVTTLVTPVLSLAIGETWSLDYSAQAWGSLFLQSAVGAFASYLTWMWLLRHYPATQMSSFTFLTPVFALVFGVALLGEALTLQLTLALVGVAVGIVLVNRR from the coding sequence ATGATCCAGCCGCCCACCCGGAAACTCCACCTCGACTCGCTGGCGATCGGCCTGCTGGTGCTGTGCTGTGCCTTCTGGGGGTTTCAGCAGATCCTCATCAAGTCCACCGTCGGAGAGATCCCACCTCTGTGGCAAGCCTCCCTGCGCATGGGGGGCGCCGCGGTCCTGCTTTTGTTCTGGTGCCAGCTGCGCGGTGTGCCGCTGTTCGCGCGCGACGGCACGCTCAAGGGGGGACTGCTCGCCGGGCTGCTCTTTGCCGGCGAGTTCGCCTTCATCTACATCGGCCTCCAGTACACCAGCGCCTCGCGTCTGACTGTGTTTCTCTACACCAGCCCCTTTGTTGTGGCGCTGCTGCTGCCGAGGTGGGTGCCCAGCGAGACGCTCAAACGCATGCAGTGGATCGGGCTGGTGATCGCATTCACCGCCGTCACCATCGCCTTCAGCGAAGGCTTTTTCCACAGCTCGCCCGTGGCGGGTCAGTGGCGGGGCGATGCCATGGGTCTGGCCGCGGGCATCCTTTGGGGACTGACCACGCTCACCATCCGCCGCACCACGTTGGCAGACGCCAGCCCCGAAAAAACACTGTTTTACCAACTGGGCGTGACCACACTGGTCACGCCGGTGCTCTCCCTGGCCATCGGCGAAACCTGGTCGCTGGACTACTCGGCACAGGCATGGGGATCGCTCTTTCTGCAATCCGCCGTGGGCGCGTTCGCCAGCTACCTGACCTGGATGTGGTTGCTGCGCCATTACCCGGCCACGCAGATGTCAAGCTTCACCTTCCTCACCCCCGTCTTCGCCCTGGTGTTTGGCGTCGCCCTGCTGGGCGAAGCGCTCACCCTGCAGCTCACACTTGCGCTGGTGGGCGTGGCCGTGGGGATCGTGTTGGTCAATCGGCGCTGA
- a CDS encoding SDR family oxidoreductase, whose amino-acid sequence MSDRKVAIITGAGTGVGAATALSLAGRGYNLLVNYSRSEAEAQASEAACKEAGADTLLMQGDVSDDGDCRRMAEAAIERWGRIDALVNNAGITSFAGVANWDALDAATFERIFGVNVVGAFQMVRACAPHLKAARGCIVNVSSIAGALGIGSSVAYIASKGAINSLTLHLARSLAPEIRVNAVCPGLITTRWFVDGVGRESADQIQAQYEKTVPLQTACSAEDVADAIVWLVNGARTTTGELLLLDSGMHLGRAAPAPKPSAGEVG is encoded by the coding sequence ATGTCTGATCGAAAAGTCGCCATCATCACAGGCGCCGGCACCGGTGTCGGCGCAGCCACAGCGCTGAGCCTGGCTGGGCGGGGGTACAACCTGCTGGTCAACTATTCCCGCAGCGAGGCAGAGGCCCAAGCGTCTGAGGCCGCGTGCAAAGAGGCGGGGGCCGACACGCTGCTCATGCAGGGCGACGTGTCCGACGACGGCGACTGCCGCCGCATGGCCGAAGCCGCTATTGAACGCTGGGGCCGGATCGACGCGTTGGTCAACAACGCGGGCATCACTTCATTCGCCGGCGTGGCCAACTGGGACGCGCTGGACGCCGCCACCTTCGAGCGCATCTTTGGCGTCAACGTGGTCGGAGCTTTCCAGATGGTGCGCGCGTGTGCGCCACACCTGAAAGCGGCCAGGGGTTGCATCGTCAACGTGTCATCGATCGCCGGCGCGCTGGGCATCGGTTCTTCGGTGGCCTACATCGCCTCCAAGGGCGCGATCAATTCGCTCACCCTGCACCTGGCGCGCTCACTGGCGCCCGAGATTCGAGTCAACGCCGTCTGCCCGGGCCTGATCACCACCCGCTGGTTTGTCGATGGTGTGGGCCGTGAAAGTGCCGACCAGATTCAGGCCCAATACGAAAAGACCGTGCCATTGCAAACCGCCTGCAGTGCCGAAGATGTGGCCGATGCCATTGTGTGGTTGGTGAACGGTGCCCGCACCACCACGGGCGAGTTGTTGCTGCTCGATTCGGGCATGCACCTCGGGCGGGCGGCGCCTGCGCCCAAACCCTCGGCGGGCGAGGTGGGTTGA